TTTTACAACTACATCCATTCCAACTTCTTCTGAGCATTCCCTCTTAATACACTCTTCATGAGTTTCCCATTCTCAACTCTGCCTCCCAATAAGAAGTATCCTTTTTTAGTTTTTACAACTGCAACTTTATTCTCTTCATTTAATATTACTCCATATGCGCCTACTCTATCCCTATACTGTATATTCTGTATTTTTTCTCCAAACGATTTTTCTACCAACATTATTTGACCCCTCTTTTATCCTATTGTGTATATTTCTTGTAAGCATAATTCTTACAACTTGATTTCTAATTAGCTACTAATTGTAAGCTTTATTTTTACTATGTTTTAATTAAATTTATTTTATAAATTATCTTAGTTAAAACTTAGTTATATTGTAAACTTAAGTATTTCTAGTTAACAGGTAGTATATAATTATCTTCAATATCATTTTTAACTTTAATCATATAGGAGCAGTGTCCATTAGCTGTTTTAAACCCCAACTTATTATAAAAATCTTCTTTGTCAGGTGTCGCTAAATATATAGTCCTAACATACATCTCTGGTTGTTCTAATAAACTTTCAATTATATTACTCCCTATACCTTTACCTCTATATTTAGGGTGAACCAATACATCTATTATTGTAGCCCATCTTACTTCGTCACTTAAAGATCTAGCTATTCCTATCAAACTATTATTATCCCAGCAAGTTATAATACTTGAAGATTTTTTTATTATTTTTGCCCAATCCTCATACTTACTTGGTACTTTCCAGGTTGCATAGTTACAATAAAAGTCCTTTACTTTATCTACATCTAAATCTTTAGAATTACAAAATTTAATCAATATAATCCCCCCTTTAAAGCGCTAATTTGATTGTATCAGAACATGTATATCTACTTCAGTTCTAATTTATACCTTTTAAATACTAAAAAAGAGCAATAATTTTATTGCTCCATAATTAACTTAATTAATATATCTACATTATGATTCTTATTTTCAATTTCCATTTTTATTGTTTTTACATACTGGTACCCTAATGAATCCCAAAACCTTCTTCCATT
This is a stretch of genomic DNA from Paraclostridium bifermentans. It encodes these proteins:
- a CDS encoding GNAT family N-acetyltransferase; translation: MIKFCNSKDLDVDKVKDFYCNYATWKVPSKYEDWAKIIKKSSSIITCWDNNSLIGIARSLSDEVRWATIIDVLVHPKYRGKGIGSNIIESLLEQPEMYVRTIYLATPDKEDFYNKLGFKTANGHCSYMIKVKNDIEDNYILPVN
- a CDS encoding NUDIX hydrolase is translated as MLVEKSFGEKIQNIQYRDRVGAYGVILNEENKVAVVKTKKGYFLLGGRVENGKLMKSVLRGNAQKKLEWM